A stretch of the Ensifer sp. PDNC004 genome encodes the following:
- the glnA gene encoding type I glutamate--ammonia ligase has product MTTASDILKQIKDNDVKFVDLRFTDPKGKLQHVTMDVVCVDEDMFADGVMFDGSSIGGWKAINESDMVLMPDPETAHMDPFFAQSTMVIICDILDPVSGESYNRDPRGTAKKAEAYLKASGIGDTVFVGPEAEFFVFDDVKYKADPYNTGFKLDSSELPSNDDTDYETGNLGHRPRVKGGYFPVPPIDSCQDMRSEMLTVLSEMGVTVEKHHHEVAAAQHELGVKFDALVRNADKMQIYKYVVHQVANAYGKTATFMPKPIFGDNGSGMHVHLSIWKDGKPTFAGDEYAGLSESCLYFIGGIIKHAKSLNAFTNPSTNSYKRLVPGYEAPVLLAYSARNRSASCRIPFGTNPKAKRVEVRFPDPTANPYLAFAAMLMAGLDGIKNKLHPGKAMDKDLYDLPPKELKKIPTVCGSLREALESLDKDRKYLTAGGVFDDDQIDSFIELKMQEVMRFEMTPHPVEYDMYYSV; this is encoded by the coding sequence ATGACGACTGCAAGCGATATTCTGAAGCAAATCAAGGACAACGACGTCAAGTTCGTCGACCTGCGCTTTACCGATCCCAAGGGCAAGCTGCAGCACGTAACGATGGATGTGGTCTGCGTCGACGAAGACATGTTCGCCGATGGCGTCATGTTCGACGGCTCCTCGATTGGCGGCTGGAAGGCCATCAACGAGTCCGACATGGTGCTGATGCCCGATCCGGAAACAGCGCATATGGACCCGTTCTTCGCGCAGTCGACGATGGTCATCATCTGCGACATTCTCGATCCGGTTTCGGGCGAATCCTACAACCGCGACCCGCGCGGCACGGCCAAGAAGGCTGAAGCCTACCTGAAGGCATCCGGCATCGGCGACACCGTCTTCGTTGGCCCGGAAGCCGAATTCTTCGTCTTCGACGACGTCAAGTACAAGGCCGACCCGTACAACACCGGCTTCAAACTCGACTCCTCGGAACTGCCGTCGAACGACGACACCGACTATGAGACCGGCAACCTCGGCCACCGTCCGCGCGTCAAGGGCGGCTATTTTCCGGTTCCACCGATCGACAGCTGCCAGGACATGCGCTCCGAAATGCTGACGGTCCTGTCCGAGATGGGCGTGACGGTTGAAAAGCACCACCACGAAGTGGCGGCCGCCCAGCACGAGCTCGGCGTCAAGTTCGACGCGCTGGTTCGCAACGCCGACAAGATGCAGATCTACAAGTACGTCGTGCACCAGGTCGCCAATGCCTATGGCAAGACGGCAACCTTCATGCCGAAGCCGATCTTCGGCGACAACGGATCGGGCATGCACGTGCACCTGTCGATCTGGAAGGACGGCAAGCCGACCTTCGCCGGCGACGAATATGCCGGCCTGTCGGAAAGCTGCCTCTACTTCATCGGCGGCATCATCAAGCATGCCAAGTCGCTGAACGCCTTCACCAACCCGTCGACGAACTCCTACAAGCGTCTCGTCCCGGGCTATGAGGCTCCGGTTCTGCTCGCCTACTCGGCGCGCAACCGCTCGGCTTCGTGCCGCATTCCGTTCGGCACCAACCCGAAGGCCAAGCGCGTCGAAGTCCGCTTCCCGGATCCGACCGCCAACCCCTACCTCGCCTTCGCAGCCATGCTGATGGCCGGCCTCGACGGCATCAAGAACAAGCTGCACCCGGGCAAGGCGATGGACAAGGACCTCTATGACCTGCCGCCGAAGGAACTGAAGAAGATCCCGACCGTCTGCGGCTCGCTGCGCGAAGCGCTGGAAAGCCTCGACAAGGACCGCAAGTACCTGACGGCTGGCGGCGTGTTCGACGACGACCAGATCGATTCCTTCATCGAACTGAAGATGCAGGAAGTCATGCGCTTCGAAATGACCCCGCATCCGGTCGAGTACGACATGTACTACTCGGTCTAA
- the hspQ gene encoding heat shock protein HspQ, whose translation MKQRNAKFEIGQVVRHRVFPFRGVIFDVDPEYANTEEWWNAIPQEIRPSKDQPFYHLFAENDDSEYVAYVSEQNLEFDDSDRPMRHAQVDALFDKDGVGHYRPKATFRH comes from the coding sequence ATGAAACAGAGAAACGCCAAATTCGAGATCGGACAGGTGGTTCGCCATCGGGTTTTCCCGTTCCGCGGCGTCATTTTCGACGTCGACCCGGAATACGCCAACACCGAGGAGTGGTGGAACGCCATTCCACAGGAGATCCGCCCAAGCAAGGATCAGCCCTTCTATCACCTGTTCGCTGAGAACGACGACAGCGAGTATGTCGCCTACGTCTCCGAACAGAACCTGGAATTCGACGACAGCGACCGGCCGATGCGCCACGCGCAAGTCGATGCCCTGTTCGACAAGGATGGCGTCGGTCACTACAGGCCCAAGGCGACGTTTCGCCACTGA
- the recG gene encoding ATP-dependent DNA helicase RecG: protein MRPTLLDPLFSPLDTLPGIGPKIGELYARLLGRETIEDCRVVDLVFHAPHSLIDRRQQPGIAHAPQGVIVTITGRVDRHQPPPRGKPNLPYRVFLHDETGELALTYFRVKGNWLEKSLPVDETVIVSGKVEWFNGRPSMVHPDYAVRASEAENLPLVEPVYGLTAGLSPRILRKSIEAAVARVPEMPEWMDDALLAKQGFGTAAESFRALHDPRDATDLDPQAPARRRLAYDEFLAGQLSLALVRQRLRKVAGVPVHATGVLSRPVIDALPFSLTNSQSTAIADILKDMAGTDRMLRLLQGDVGSGKTMVALMAMLAAVESGGQAVLMAPTEILARQHHATLARMAAPAGIAIDVLTGRTKGKERDAIVERIASGETRMVIGTHALFQDTVSYKELTLAVVDEQHRFGVHQRLRLTAKGISPHMLVMTATPIPRTLVLAAFGDMDVSKLTEKPAGRKPIQTVTIPTERVDDIVDRLDAALREGKKAYWICPLVEESEAVDVMSAEERYESLAKRFGNNVGLVHGRMNGAEKDAVMLAFKNGEIRLLVATTVVEVGVDVPDATIMVIEHAERFGLAQLHQLRGRVGRGDEASTCILLYKGPLGETGRARLSILRDSEDGFLIAEEDLKLRGEGELLGTRQSGTPGFRIASLEAHGDLLEIARKDAAYVIERDPDLTSERGEALRTLLYLYRRDEAIRFLRAG from the coding sequence ATGCGCCCCACACTGCTCGATCCGCTCTTCTCTCCGCTCGACACGCTTCCAGGCATCGGCCCGAAGATCGGCGAACTCTATGCCCGTTTGCTCGGTCGCGAGACGATCGAGGACTGCCGGGTAGTCGACCTCGTTTTTCACGCGCCGCATTCGCTGATCGACCGGCGCCAGCAGCCGGGCATCGCCCACGCGCCGCAAGGAGTGATCGTCACCATCACTGGTCGGGTCGATCGCCACCAGCCGCCGCCGCGCGGCAAGCCCAACCTGCCCTATCGCGTCTTCCTGCATGACGAGACCGGGGAACTGGCGCTCACCTATTTCCGCGTCAAGGGCAACTGGCTGGAAAAATCGCTGCCGGTCGACGAGACGGTCATCGTCAGCGGCAAGGTCGAGTGGTTCAACGGCCGCCCGTCCATGGTTCACCCGGATTATGCGGTTCGGGCCAGCGAGGCGGAAAACCTGCCGCTGGTCGAGCCGGTTTACGGGCTGACGGCAGGACTTTCACCAAGGATATTGCGTAAGTCGATCGAGGCAGCCGTCGCCCGCGTCCCGGAAATGCCGGAATGGATGGACGATGCGCTGCTGGCGAAGCAGGGTTTCGGCACCGCGGCCGAGAGTTTTCGCGCGCTGCACGATCCGCGCGACGCGACGGACCTCGATCCGCAGGCCCCCGCCCGCCGCCGCCTTGCCTATGACGAGTTTCTCGCCGGTCAATTGTCCCTGGCTCTCGTTCGCCAGCGCCTGCGCAAGGTCGCGGGAGTACCGGTTCACGCGACCGGCGTGCTTTCTCGTCCGGTCATCGACGCCCTTCCCTTTTCGTTGACGAACAGCCAGTCGACGGCAATCGCCGACATCCTGAAGGACATGGCCGGGACGGACCGCATGCTCCGGCTGCTGCAGGGCGATGTCGGCTCCGGCAAGACGATGGTGGCACTGATGGCCATGCTGGCAGCCGTCGAATCCGGCGGGCAGGCGGTGCTGATGGCGCCGACGGAAATCCTCGCACGCCAGCACCATGCGACGCTTGCCAGAATGGCCGCCCCTGCCGGCATCGCCATCGACGTTTTGACCGGCCGCACGAAGGGCAAGGAACGCGACGCCATTGTCGAACGGATCGCCTCCGGTGAGACCCGGATGGTGATTGGCACGCATGCGCTTTTCCAGGATACGGTGAGCTACAAGGAGCTGACGCTGGCCGTCGTCGACGAACAGCATCGCTTCGGCGTTCACCAGCGCCTGCGCCTGACCGCCAAGGGCATCTCGCCGCATATGCTGGTCATGACCGCAACGCCCATCCCGCGCACCCTCGTGCTTGCCGCCTTTGGCGACATGGATGTGTCGAAGCTCACCGAAAAGCCCGCCGGACGAAAGCCGATCCAGACCGTGACGATCCCAACGGAACGCGTGGACGATATCGTCGATCGGCTCGACGCCGCACTACGCGAGGGCAAGAAGGCCTACTGGATCTGCCCGCTCGTGGAAGAGTCCGAAGCCGTCGATGTCATGTCGGCCGAAGAACGATACGAGAGCCTTGCCAAGCGCTTCGGCAACAATGTCGGCCTGGTGCACGGCCGCATGAACGGCGCGGAGAAAGACGCCGTCATGCTCGCCTTCAAGAACGGCGAGATCCGCCTGCTGGTCGCGACCACCGTCGTCGAAGTCGGCGTCGACGTGCCGGACGCGACGATCATGGTGATCGAGCATGCCGAACGCTTCGGCCTTGCCCAGCTTCACCAGCTGCGCGGCCGCGTCGGCCGTGGCGACGAGGCATCCACCTGCATCCTGCTCTACAAGGGTCCGCTCGGCGAAACCGGCCGTGCCCGGCTCTCGATCCTGCGCGACAGCGAGGACGGCTTCCTGATCGCCGAGGAGGACCTGAAGCTGCGCGGCGAAGGCGAGTTGCTCGGCACACGCCAGTCAGGCACGCCCGGCTTCCGCATCGCCAGCCTCGAAGCCCACGGCGATCTGCTGGAAATCGCGCGCAAGGACGCCGCCTACGTGATCGAGCGCGACCCCGACCTCACATCGGAACGCGGCGAAGCGCTCCGCACGCTGCTCTATCTCTACCGCCGCGACGAGGCCATCCGCTTCCTGCGTGCCGGCTAA
- the mfd gene encoding transcription-repair coupling factor — MLAGLDPKKIVEAQREITIGPVPSGAEALILAELARAGQPVAYILSDGQRIADLEQVLSFVAPDIPVLTLPGWDCLPYDRVSPSADTSARRLAALSALIAHKKKPHAAIVLVTVNAALQKISPQDVIQSLAFSARPGNQVRMDDIALRLERNGFERVATVREVGEYAVRGGILDVFVPGSGEPLRLDFFGDTLETIRSFDPASQRTTGQVRSLDLNPMSEVSLTPETISHFRKHYLSLFGATTRDDALYQAVSEGRRYAGMEHWLPLFYDGLETVFDYLDGFRIVTDHLAREAAAERSKLILDYYDARLASASPGKAQATQGTPYKPVPPELLYLSAHGFNAGLSSRDAIRLSPFNEHEGEARQVISVDARQGMRWAKSAGEGEAESERVNVFDQAVKYIAERRSKGAKVVISGWSEGSLDRLLQVLAEHGLGNVKPIKALAEVKSLKPGEAAAAVLSIEAGFETGDLVIIGEQDILGDRMVRRSKRRKRGADFIAEVAGLDEGSYVVHAEHGIGRFVGLRTIEAVGAPHDCLELVYADDAKLFLPVENIELLSRYGSEGTDAILDKLGGVAWQARKAKLKKRLLDMAGGLIRIAAERHTRRAPVLAAQDGVYDEFAARFPYDETEDQLNSIEAVREDLGSGRPMDRLVCGDVGFGKTEVALRAAFIAAMNGVQVAVVVPTTLLARQHFKTFSERFRGLPIRIQQASRLVGSKELALTKKEVADGKTDVVVGTHALLGTSVNFANLGLLIIDEEQHFGVKHKERLKELKSDVHVLTLSATPIPRTLQLALTGVRELSLITTPPVDRMAVRTFISPFDALVIRETLMREHYRGGQSFYVCPRLSDLSEIHDFLKSDVPELKVAVAHGQMPATELEDIMNAFYDGRYDVLLSTTIVESGLDVPTANTLIVHRADMFGLAQLYQLRGRVGRSKVRAFALFTLPVNKTLTGMAERRLKVLQSLDTLGAGFQLASHDLDIRGAGNLLGEEQSGHIKEVGFELYQQMLEEAVAELKGEEEIHDTGWSPQISVGTPVMIPEHYVPDLHLRLGLYRRLGELTDLKEIDGFGAEMIDRFGPLPIEVQHLLKIVYIKSLCRTANVEKLDAGPKGVVVQFRNKEFPNPAALVGYIAKQGTLSKIRPDQSIFFQRELPTPEKRLSGAAMVMTQLAGLAK; from the coding sequence ATGCTGGCTGGCCTTGATCCGAAGAAGATTGTCGAAGCACAGCGAGAGATCACGATCGGGCCGGTCCCTTCCGGTGCCGAGGCGCTGATCCTCGCCGAGTTGGCCCGTGCAGGCCAGCCGGTCGCCTACATTCTTTCGGACGGCCAGCGGATCGCCGATCTGGAACAGGTCCTCTCATTCGTCGCGCCCGACATTCCGGTGCTGACGCTTCCCGGTTGGGACTGCCTTCCCTATGACCGCGTCTCGCCGAGCGCCGACACCTCGGCACGGCGGCTGGCGGCGCTGAGTGCCTTGATTGCGCACAAGAAGAAGCCGCATGCGGCGATCGTGCTGGTCACGGTCAACGCCGCGCTCCAGAAGATCTCACCGCAGGACGTGATCCAGAGCCTGGCGTTCTCGGCTCGTCCGGGCAATCAGGTGCGCATGGACGACATCGCGCTGCGGCTGGAGCGCAACGGCTTCGAGCGCGTTGCGACCGTGCGCGAGGTTGGCGAATACGCGGTGCGTGGTGGCATCCTCGATGTCTTCGTGCCCGGAAGCGGCGAGCCGCTGCGCCTCGATTTCTTCGGCGACACACTCGAAACCATCCGCTCCTTCGATCCGGCAAGCCAGCGCACCACCGGTCAGGTCCGCTCCCTCGATCTCAATCCTATGAGCGAGGTGTCGCTGACGCCCGAAACGATCAGCCACTTCCGCAAGCACTACCTATCGCTGTTCGGTGCGACGACCCGCGACGACGCGCTTTACCAGGCTGTCTCCGAAGGCCGGCGTTATGCCGGCATGGAGCATTGGCTGCCGCTGTTCTATGACGGGCTGGAGACGGTCTTCGACTATCTCGACGGCTTCCGTATCGTCACCGATCATCTGGCGCGCGAGGCCGCGGCCGAGCGCTCGAAGCTCATTCTCGACTATTATGACGCCCGTCTGGCCTCGGCGTCTCCGGGCAAGGCGCAGGCCACCCAGGGCACGCCCTACAAGCCCGTTCCGCCGGAACTGCTTTATCTGAGCGCGCATGGCTTCAACGCCGGCCTGAGCTCACGCGATGCCATTCGCCTCTCGCCCTTCAACGAGCACGAGGGCGAGGCCCGCCAGGTGATCTCGGTCGATGCGCGCCAGGGCATGCGCTGGGCGAAGTCGGCGGGCGAGGGCGAAGCCGAAAGCGAACGCGTCAACGTCTTCGATCAGGCGGTCAAATACATCGCCGAGCGGCGCTCGAAGGGTGCCAAGGTAGTGATCTCAGGCTGGAGCGAAGGCTCGCTCGACCGCCTGCTCCAGGTGCTTGCCGAACACGGTCTCGGCAACGTCAAGCCGATCAAGGCGCTCGCCGAGGTCAAGTCGCTGAAGCCGGGTGAAGCGGCCGCGGCCGTGCTCAGTATCGAGGCCGGATTCGAGACGGGTGATCTCGTCATCATCGGCGAGCAGGACATCCTGGGCGACCGCATGGTCCGCCGCTCGAAGCGGCGCAAGCGCGGTGCCGACTTCATCGCCGAAGTCGCAGGCCTCGACGAGGGCAGCTATGTCGTGCACGCCGAACACGGCATCGGCCGTTTCGTCGGCCTGCGCACCATTGAGGCGGTCGGCGCGCCCCATGATTGCCTCGAGCTCGTCTATGCCGACGATGCCAAGCTGTTCCTGCCGGTCGAAAACATCGAGCTTCTGTCGCGCTACGGCTCGGAAGGTACCGATGCGATCCTCGACAAGCTCGGCGGCGTTGCCTGGCAGGCGCGCAAGGCCAAGCTCAAGAAGCGGCTGCTCGATATGGCCGGCGGCCTGATCCGCATCGCTGCCGAACGCCATACGCGCCGCGCGCCGGTGCTGGCCGCGCAGGACGGCGTCTATGACGAGTTTGCCGCCCGCTTCCCCTATGACGAGACCGAAGACCAGCTGAACTCGATCGAGGCCGTGCGCGAAGACCTCGGCAGCGGCCGTCCGATGGACCGCCTGGTCTGCGGCGACGTCGGCTTCGGCAAGACCGAAGTGGCGTTGCGCGCAGCCTTCATTGCCGCCATGAACGGCGTGCAGGTGGCGGTCGTCGTGCCGACGACGCTGCTTGCCCGCCAGCATTTCAAGACATTTTCCGAACGCTTCCGCGGCCTGCCGATCCGCATCCAACAGGCATCCCGTCTCGTCGGCTCCAAGGAACTGGCGCTGACGAAGAAGGAAGTGGCCGATGGCAAGACCGATGTCGTCGTCGGCACCCACGCGCTCCTCGGCACGTCGGTCAACTTTGCCAATCTCGGCCTCTTGATCATCGACGAAGAGCAGCACTTCGGCGTCAAGCACAAGGAGCGGCTGAAGGAACTGAAGTCGGACGTCCACGTCTTGACGCTTTCGGCAACGCCGATCCCGCGCACGCTGCAACTGGCGCTGACGGGTGTCCGCGAACTGTCGCTGATCACCACGCCGCCGGTCGACCGCATGGCGGTGCGCACCTTCATCTCGCCTTTCGACGCGCTGGTGATCCGCGAAACGCTGATGCGCGAGCACTATCGCGGCGGCCAGAGCTTCTATGTCTGCCCGCGCTTGAGTGACCTGTCCGAAATCCATGATTTCCTGAAGTCGGACGTTCCGGAGCTGAAGGTGGCGGTTGCCCACGGCCAGATGCCGGCAACCGAGCTCGAAGACATCATGAACGCTTTTTATGACGGGCGTTACGATGTGCTTCTTTCGACGACGATCGTCGAATCCGGTCTCGACGTGCCGACGGCCAACACGCTGATCGTACACCGCGCCGATATGTTCGGTCTTGCCCAGCTCTACCAGCTTCGCGGCCGCGTCGGCCGCTCGAAGGTGCGCGCCTTCGCGCTGTTCACGCTGCCGGTCAACAAGACGCTGACGGGTATGGCAGAGCGCCGGCTGAAGGTGCTGCAATCGCTGGATACGCTTGGCGCCGGCTTCCAGCTGGCGAGCCACGACCTCGATATCCGCGGCGCCGGAAACCTGCTGGGCGAAGAACAGTCGGGCCATATCAAGGAAGTCGGCTTCGAGCTTTACCAGCAGATGCTCGAGGAAGCGGTCGCCGAACTCAAGGGCGAGGAAGAGATCCACGACACCGGCTGGTCGCCGCAGATTTCGGTCGGAACGCCGGTCATGATCCCGGAACACTACGTGCCGGACCTGCATCTGAGGCTCGGTCTCTATCGCCGCCTCGGCGAACTGACGGACCTCAAGGAGATCGACGGTTTCGGCGCCGAGATGATCGACCGCTTCGGCCCGCTGCCGATCGAGGTCCAGCACCTGTTGAAGATCGTCTACATCAAGTCGCTCTGCCGCACGGCAAATGTCGAGAAGCTCGATGCCGGCCCGAAGGGCGTCGTCGTGCAGTTCCGCAACAAGGAATTCCCGAACCCGGCGGCACTCGTCGGCTACATCGCTAAGCAGGGCACGCTTTCGAAGATCCGGCCCGACCAAAGCATCTTCTTCCAGCGCGAACTGCCAACACCGGAAAAGCGCCTGTCGGGTGCAGCAATGGTGATGACCCAGCTCGCCGGCCTGGCGAAGTAA
- a CDS encoding succinate dehydrogenase assembly factor 2, with product MTGISRTSADLDPRRRRILFRAWHRGIREMDLILGQFAEAELSTLSEAQLDELETIMGEEDNDLVKWIIGEQPVPARYQTQMFQRIAAYRPDFDKLPEEMK from the coding sequence ATGACCGGAATATCTCGCACCAGCGCCGATCTCGATCCGCGTCGACGGCGGATCCTGTTTCGCGCCTGGCATCGCGGCATTCGCGAGATGGATCTGATCCTCGGGCAGTTTGCCGAGGCCGAGCTCTCGACGCTTTCTGAAGCACAGCTCGACGAACTCGAGACGATCATGGGCGAGGAAGACAACGATCTCGTCAAGTGGATCATCGGCGAACAGCCGGTGCCGGCTCGCTATCAGACGCAGATGTTTCAGCGCATCGCTGCCTATCGTCCGGATTTCGACAAGCTTCCCGAAGAGATGAAATAG
- a CDS encoding invasion associated locus B family protein: MMFKSNIAKRSGMAALALTVAAAGVPSVASAQQAGGKPPQGWFKVCTKQEDNDVCIVQNLLTANNGQLVTAVGLITVSGKVNRKIMQVSVPSARLIPTGVQMQIDGGKPVKLDYAICMPDKCVAEAPLSDQLIASLKKGNEVVFTSVNFQRAPNPIKMALTGFTGVYDGEPIEQSQLEERQRLLQEEMQKKAEDARKKLEEAQKAAKQN; encoded by the coding sequence ATGATGTTCAAGTCGAATATTGCAAAACGTTCGGGCATGGCAGCGCTGGCGCTCACTGTAGCTGCTGCGGGCGTTCCGAGCGTTGCGTCTGCACAGCAGGCTGGCGGCAAGCCGCCGCAGGGCTGGTTCAAGGTTTGCACCAAGCAGGAAGACAACGATGTCTGCATCGTGCAGAACCTGCTGACCGCCAACAACGGCCAGCTCGTGACCGCTGTCGGCCTCATCACCGTTTCCGGCAAGGTCAACCGCAAGATCATGCAGGTTTCGGTACCGTCGGCGCGCCTCATCCCGACCGGCGTTCAGATGCAGATCGACGGCGGCAAGCCGGTCAAGCTCGACTACGCCATCTGCATGCCCGACAAGTGCGTTGCCGAAGCGCCGCTTTCCGACCAGCTGATCGCCAGCCTGAAGAAGGGCAATGAGGTCGTCTTCACCTCGGTCAACTTCCAGCGCGCTCCGAACCCGATCAAGATGGCCCTCACGGGCTTCACCGGTGTCTACGACGGCGAGCCGATCGAGCAGTCGCAGCTCGAAGAGCGCCAGCGCCTGCTGCAGGAAGAAATGCAGAAGAAGGCCGAGGACGCACGCAAGAAGCTTGAAGAAGCCCAGAAGGCTGCCAAGCAGAACTAA
- a CDS encoding DsbA family oxidoreductase: MQTVSIDIVSDVVCPWCYLGKARLDQAIANVPDVLVTVNWRPYQLNPDLPPEGIDHKRHLAEKLGGQAAVDRAHDTLRELGNADGIAFDFDAVKISPNTLDAHRLVRWAATNGEQAQSAVVGLLFKANFEEGRNVGDHAVLLDIAEQAGLDRPVIAALLGSDADKDAVKEEVGMAREMGVTGVPCFILEGQYAVMGAQSVDVLTNAVREIAEMKASGKPN, translated from the coding sequence ATGCAAACCGTCAGCATCGATATCGTCTCGGACGTCGTTTGTCCCTGGTGCTATCTCGGCAAGGCTCGGCTCGACCAGGCGATTGCCAACGTTCCGGACGTGCTTGTCACGGTCAACTGGCGCCCCTACCAGCTCAATCCAGACCTGCCGCCCGAGGGGATCGATCACAAGCGGCATCTTGCCGAGAAGCTCGGCGGCCAGGCGGCCGTCGACCGCGCTCACGACACGCTGCGCGAACTCGGCAATGCCGACGGCATCGCCTTCGATTTCGATGCGGTGAAGATCAGCCCGAACACGCTTGACGCTCATCGGCTTGTCCGCTGGGCCGCAACCAACGGCGAGCAAGCGCAGTCGGCCGTCGTCGGCCTGCTGTTCAAGGCCAATTTCGAAGAAGGCCGAAATGTCGGCGACCACGCCGTGCTTCTCGATATTGCCGAGCAGGCCGGCCTCGACCGCCCCGTCATTGCAGCACTGCTTGGTTCCGATGCCGACAAGGACGCGGTCAAGGAGGAGGTCGGCATGGCCCGCGAAATGGGCGTGACCGGTGTCCCCTGCTTTATCCTCGAAGGACAATATGCGGTGATGGGCGCCCAATCGGTCGACGTCTTGACCAATGCGGTACGTGAAATCGCCGAGATGAAGGCGAGCGGCAAGCCGAACTGA
- a CDS encoding extracellular solute-binding protein — protein MRAILSGLALILTTTSFGAPAAAAPVHAIAMHGEPALPADFKNFPYVNPDVKKGGKISYGVVGSFDSLNPFILKSMRTTARGMWDPEYGNLVYESLMQRSRDEAFTMYGLLAETVEWDDDRTFIQFNLNPKARWADGQPVTAEDVIFSFELLRDKGRVPFSNRMAKVAKLEKVGERSVRFTFTEDADRELPLLLGLSPVLPKHAIDLATFDQTTLKPPLGSGPYRVAEVKPGERIVYKRNPDYWAKDLPSKVGQDNYDEISVEYFLQENSLFEAFKKGEIDIYPEGSATKWARGYDFPAVRSGDVVKETFTPKTPSGMLGIVFNTRRPMFDNLKLRQGLALVFDFEWVNKNLFDSAYTRTQSYWQNSTLSFLGAPADDRELGLIGDARDRINPAILDGTYRLPVTDASGRDRNVLRVAVSLMREAGYQIKDGKMVDPQGKPLAFEIMSQNAGQEKIALAYQRFLAPLGIQATVRTVDDSQYQQRSQSFDYDVIIKSFPSTLSPGIEQAGRWTSQARDRQGSDNFAGVADKDVDRMVNNILQARTSEDFTAAVRAHDRLLVNNSYLVPLYHLDAQWVARRKHIGRPDVMPLYGYQLPTWWDQDAQ, from the coding sequence TTGCGTGCAATTCTTTCCGGTCTGGCGCTGATCCTGACCACCACTTCATTCGGCGCTCCTGCGGCAGCCGCTCCTGTCCATGCGATTGCCATGCACGGAGAGCCGGCGCTGCCTGCCGATTTCAAGAACTTTCCCTACGTCAATCCGGACGTAAAAAAGGGTGGAAAGATCTCCTACGGCGTCGTCGGCAGCTTCGACAGCCTCAATCCCTTCATCCTGAAGAGCATGCGAACGACCGCGCGCGGCATGTGGGATCCGGAATACGGCAACCTCGTCTACGAATCGCTGATGCAGCGCTCGCGCGACGAAGCCTTCACCATGTACGGCCTGCTCGCCGAAACCGTGGAGTGGGACGACGACCGGACCTTCATCCAGTTCAATCTCAACCCGAAGGCCCGCTGGGCCGACGGGCAGCCGGTGACCGCCGAGGACGTGATCTTCAGCTTCGAGCTGCTGCGCGACAAGGGACGTGTCCCCTTCAGCAACCGCATGGCCAAGGTGGCGAAACTCGAGAAAGTCGGCGAGCGTAGCGTGCGTTTCACCTTCACCGAGGATGCCGACCGTGAGCTGCCGCTTCTGCTCGGCCTGTCGCCAGTGCTGCCGAAACATGCCATCGACCTCGCGACCTTTGACCAGACGACGCTGAAGCCGCCGCTCGGCTCCGGCCCCTATCGCGTGGCCGAGGTGAAGCCGGGCGAGCGCATCGTCTACAAGCGAAACCCGGACTATTGGGCGAAGGACCTGCCCTCGAAGGTCGGCCAAGACAATTACGACGAGATCTCTGTTGAGTATTTCCTCCAGGAGAACTCGTTGTTCGAAGCCTTCAAGAAGGGCGAGATCGACATCTATCCCGAAGGCAGCGCCACCAAATGGGCGCGCGGCTACGATTTCCCGGCCGTTCGCTCCGGCGACGTCGTCAAGGAAACCTTCACGCCAAAGACGCCGTCGGGCATGCTTGGCATTGTCTTCAATACCCGCCGGCCGATGTTCGACAATCTGAAGCTCCGCCAAGGTCTGGCGCTGGTGTTCGACTTCGAGTGGGTCAACAAGAACCTCTTCGACAGCGCCTATACGCGCACCCAGAGCTACTGGCAGAACTCGACGCTGAGCTTTCTCGGCGCACCGGCCGACGACCGAGAACTCGGCCTGATCGGCGACGCCCGCGATCGAATCAACCCGGCGATCCTCGACGGCACCTACCGCCTGCCGGTGACCGACGCGTCCGGCCGCGACCGTAACGTGCTGCGTGTCGCCGTCTCATTGATGCGCGAGGCCGGCTATCAGATCAAGGACGGCAAGATGGTCGATCCGCAGGGCAAGCCGCTTGCCTTCGAGATCATGAGCCAGAATGCCGGCCAGGAAAAAATTGCGCTCGCCTACCAGCGGTTTCTCGCCCCTCTCGGCATCCAGGCGACCGTGCGTACCGTCGACGATTCGCAGTACCAGCAGCGCAGCCAGTCCTTCGATTACGACGTGATCATCAAATCCTTCCCCTCGACGCTGTCACCCGGCATCGAGCAGGCCGGGCGCTGGACCTCGCAGGCGCGCGACCGACAAGGCAGCGACAACTTCGCTGGCGTCGCCGACAAGGACGTCGATCGGATGGTCAACAACATCCTGCAGGCCCGCACGAGCGAAGATTTCACGGCGGCCGTGCGCGCGCATGACCGGTTGCTCGTCAACAACTCCTACCTGGTGCCGCTCTACCACCTCGACGCCCAGTGGGTGGCGCGGCGCAAGCATATAGGCCGGCCGGACGTGATGCCGCTCTACGGCTACCAGCTTCCGACCTGGTGGGATCAAGACGCGCAATAG